Proteins encoded in a region of the Aphelocoma coerulescens isolate FSJ_1873_10779 chromosome 28, UR_Acoe_1.0, whole genome shotgun sequence genome:
- the MEF2B gene encoding myocyte-specific enhancer factor 2B produces the protein MGRKKIQISRILDQRNRQVTFTKRKFGLMKKAYELSVLCDCEIALIIFNSTNRLFQYASTDMDKVLLKYTEYSEPHESRTNSDILETLKRKGLGLESHELELEEGPEPPGDRGRRLGDGVDLALARPRFYSPVPLPEAAYGSSPPATDTSLGSASSSPQGQGRSPAFKPAASKPPGRSPGPLPPGLSYPLFPAASLSRALATKTPPPLFLGAEGRRGEPQGSLASGRSGGSAARPLYPALQTLSPVLSPGSSGLPSHGLAGFPFLSPAQADFGAGEVPPPPGFLQPPAWQHPRDMAALGASSRIVPAEEPAPAPGASPQHQAISIKSERVSPGLGCPPGTPQPSLTSLASLSEASRAPGDLQPRDDLAKGFPPYALGPPRPLPDEQRVPVPSRRGQPVDVWQR, from the exons ATGGGccggaaaaaaatccagatcaGCCGGATTTTGGATCAGCGGAACCGGCAG GTGACCTTCACCAAGCGGAAATTCGGGCTGATGAAGAAGGCGTACGAGCTGAGCGTGCTGTGCGACTGCGAGATCGCCCTGATCATCTTCAACAGCACCAACCGCCTCTTCCAGTACGCCAGCACCGACATGGACAAGGTGCTGCTCAAGTACACCGAGTACAGCGAGCCCCACGAGAGCCGCACCAACTCCGACATCCTCGAG ACGCTGAAGCGCaaagggctggggctggagagccacgagctggagctggaggaggggCCGGAGCCGCCCGGGGACAGGGGGAGAAGGCTCGGGGACGGCGTGGATCTGGCGCTGGCGCGGCCCAGGTTTTAT AGCCCGGTGCCACTGCCCGAGGCAGCCTATGGCAGCTCCCCTCCGGCCAccgacacctccctgggcagcgcCAGCAGCTCCCCGCAGGGCCAGGGCCGCTCTCCTGCCTTCAAACCGGCTGCCTCGAAGCCACCGGGACGGTCCCCAGGGCCACTGCCCCCAG GTCTCAGCTACCCCCTGTTCCCTGCCGCCAGCCTGAGCCGCGCCTTGGCCACCAAGACGCCACCACCGCTGTTCCTGGGGGCCGAGGGCCGGCGTGGCgagccccagggcagcctggCGAGTGGCCGGAGCGGCGGCAGCGCAGCG CGGCCGCTGTACCCCGCCCTGCAGACCCTCAGCCCCGTGCTCAGCCCGGGCAGCTCCGGCCTTCCGAGCCACGGCCTCGCCGGCTTCCCCTTCCTCAGCCCGGCCCAAGCAG ATTTTGGGGCTGGCGAggtcccgccgccccccggctTCCTGCAGCCCCCGGCGTGGCAGCACCCGCGGGACATGGCAGCGCTGGG GGCCAGCAGCCGGATCGTCCCCGCGGAGGAGCCCGCGCCTGCCCCCGGCGCGTCCCCGCAGCACCAGGCCATCAGCATCAAGTCGGAGCGGGTGTCGCCGGGGCTGGGCTGTCCCCCGGgcaccccccagccctccctgacCAGCCTGGCGTCCCTCAGCGAAGCCTCCCGAGCCCCCGGAGACCTCCAGCCCCGGGATGACCTCGCCAAGGGCTTCCCTCCCTACGCGCTGGGGCCACCGCGGCCACTGCCGGACGAGCAgagggtccctgtcccctctcggCGGGGACAGCCCGTGGACGTTTGGCAGAGATAG
- the TMEM221 gene encoding transmembrane protein 221 isoform X2 — MEEAAWHPLSWHCWHGAQGGHGTVRPQCPLVLSPGGIPVPGAAPLLFPEVTDWFLLDSCSVRHAAIGLFCCGVCLYLTALALFMLLLFEPEAAIASACILASGILVLLITVLHALLRASQISQRSRSEPSQALYENDSAPHGDSSGSDLNNKNAAPPRPRPEIHREFSFPPFLERKSQLGSASSSNLSSAGSPGKEFQQEFQQECRDLSRQHRTLSVESGLLQGQGKPWNVITQEMRNVMSRKPTGKDSTLV, encoded by the exons ATGGAGGAGGCTGCGTGGCACCCgctgtcctggcactgctggcacgGTGCCCAGGGTGGGCACGGAACGGTcagaccccaatgtccccttgtgctgtccccagggggAATTCCcgtgccaggggctgctcccttGCTCTTTCCCGAGGTGACAG ACTGGTTCCTCCTGGACAGCTGCAGTGTCCGGCACGCGGCCATCGGCCTCTTCTGCTGCGGGGTCTGCCTCTACCTCACAG ctctggcccttttcatgctgctgctgttcgAGCCGGAGGCTGCCATCGCCAGCGCCTGCATCCTGGCCTCTGGAATCCTCGTCCTGCTCATCACCGTGCTCCACGCCCTGCTCCGcgcttcccaaatttcccagcGGAGCCGCTCGGAGCCTTCCCAAGCCCTGTACGAGAACGACTCGGCCCCGCACGGCGACAGCTCCGGCAGCGACCTCAACAACAAGAACGCGGCTcctccccggccccgccctGAAATCCACCGGGAATTCTCCTTCCCACCTTTCCTGGAGCGCAAATCCCAGCTGGGCTCGGCCTCCAGCAGCAACCTGAGCTCGGCGGGCAGCCCCGGTAAGGAATTCCAGCAGGAATTCCAGCAGGAATGTCGCGACTTGTCGCGCCAGCACCGGACGCTGTCGGTGGAGTCGGGGCTgctccaggggcagggaaaacctTGGAATGTCATCACGCAGGAGATGAGGAATGTGATGTCCCGCAAGCCCACGGGCAAGGACTCCACGCTGGTGTGa
- the TMEM221 gene encoding transmembrane protein 221 isoform X1 produces the protein MPSAYPQRALTVLLLFGTLSAAMALLSSSLIFQLPSGRASPAGGAGAGGGRGALPEPVAAAVLPVSAVLAALCLVLNVSCLLLCLLHGYFSTELCRGQPGPDRADWFLLDSCSVRHAAIGLFCCGVCLYLTALALFMLLLFEPEAAIASACILASGILVLLITVLHALLRASQISQRSRSEPSQALYENDSAPHGDSSGSDLNNKNAAPPRPRPEIHREFSFPPFLERKSQLGSASSSNLSSAGSPGKEFQQEFQQECRDLSRQHRTLSVESGLLQGQGKPWNVITQEMRNVMSRKPTGKDSTLV, from the exons ATGCCCTCCGCGTACCCGCAGCGAGCCCTGACGGTGCTGCTGCTCTTCGGCACCTTGTCCGCTGCCAtggccctgctctcctccagccTCATCTTCCAGCTGCCGTCGGGCCGCGCCAGTCCCGCCGgaggtgccggtgccggtggcGGCCGCGGGGCGCTCCCGGAGCCGGTGGCCGCCGCTGTGCTGCCGGTGTcggccgtgctggccgcgctctGCCTGGTGCTCAACGTgagctgcctcctgctctgcctcctccaCGGCTACTTCAGCACCGAGCTGTGCCGGGGGCAGCCCGGGCCCGACCG gGCAGACTGGTTCCTCCTGGACAGCTGCAGTGTCCGGCACGCGGCCATCGGCCTCTTCTGCTGCGGGGTCTGCCTCTACCTCACAG ctctggcccttttcatgctgctgctgttcgAGCCGGAGGCTGCCATCGCCAGCGCCTGCATCCTGGCCTCTGGAATCCTCGTCCTGCTCATCACCGTGCTCCACGCCCTGCTCCGcgcttcccaaatttcccagcGGAGCCGCTCGGAGCCTTCCCAAGCCCTGTACGAGAACGACTCGGCCCCGCACGGCGACAGCTCCGGCAGCGACCTCAACAACAAGAACGCGGCTcctccccggccccgccctGAAATCCACCGGGAATTCTCCTTCCCACCTTTCCTGGAGCGCAAATCCCAGCTGGGCTCGGCCTCCAGCAGCAACCTGAGCTCGGCGGGCAGCCCCGGTAAGGAATTCCAGCAGGAATTCCAGCAGGAATGTCGCGACTTGTCGCGCCAGCACCGGACGCTGTCGGTGGAGTCGGGGCTgctccaggggcagggaaaacctTGGAATGTCATCACGCAGGAGATGAGGAATGTGATGTCCCGCAAGCCCACGGGCAAGGACTCCACGCTGGTGTGa
- the BORCS8 gene encoding BLOC-1-related complex subunit 8: protein MEEPEMQLKVKKVTDKFTESLYVLANEPSVALFRLQEHVRRSLPELAQHKSDMQSWEEQSQGAIYTVEYACSAIKNMTDSGVYFKSIDSLLKHSIAIKEQLNAAQGRSTSTPQAKNPPGTS, encoded by the exons atGGAGGAGCCGGAGATGCAGCTGAAGGTGAAGAAAG TCACGGACAAGTTCACGGAGAGCCTGTACGTGCTGGCCAACGAGCCCTCGGTGGCTCTGTTCCGGCTGCAGGAGCACGTCCGCAGATCCCTCCCGGAGCTGGCCCAGCACAAG tcggacatgcagagctgggaggagcagagccagggagcCATTTACACCGTGGAATACGCCTGCAG CGCCATCAAGAACATGACTGACAGTGGTGTGTACTTCAAGAGCATCGACAGCCTCCTCAAACATTCCATAGCCATCAAGGAGCAGCTCAACGCCGCCCAGGGCCGCAG CACCTCCACCCCCCAAGCCAAGAATCCTCCAGGcacttcctga